One region of Zootoca vivipara chromosome 7, rZooViv1.1, whole genome shotgun sequence genomic DNA includes:
- the LOC118089419 gene encoding vitamin D3 hydroxylase-associated protein produces MIQEKLIEILPRDGIYPQAALAVACGSAAAVVVWKWVARKRILQKMEEARQWRDDSLEQMEKVIWKFKQKNPGVQSEFILSLSLVELAEKLREETLSPESVLYTYVKKALEVTQEVNCVTDFIHGCEEQLQEVKKQKEKGLLYGIPVSIKDHIGCKGHISTCGLVHFLGKVEKDDSVIVKVLKKQGAIPFVKTNIPQSMLNYDCSNLIFGQTINPLNHKKSPGGSSGGEGALIAGGGSLLGFGTDVAGSIRLPSSFCGLCGLKPTGNRLSTLGLATPIGGMKSVTATIGPMARDVDSLVLCMKALLCDELFSLDPSIPPMPFREEIYSSSKTLRIGYYEDDGYIQPSPSMRRAVRETKNLLQLRGHTLIPFVPPRLNYVVDELYTKGLFSDGCAHLLDKFKGDIVDPNLKSQINCYRLPILVKRIFAFLLKPIYPRIARDLNALCGVGSAKNLWNHNVEVAMYRQEFLAEWRKLKLDVILCPALGPAFNEGYPGKLFAATSYTNLYNLLNFPAGVVPVTTVSHADEEELKHYRGHYGDPWDKRMKEAVSDAVGLPVAVQCVAVPWQEELCLRFMKEVETLVQERRTPK; encoded by the exons ATGATCCAGGAGAAGTTGATAGAGATCCTGCCCAGGGATGGAATATATCCTCAGGCTGCTCTTGCTGTTGCCTGTGGTTCGGCAGCAGCGGTTGTGGTTTGGAAATGGGTGGCCCGCAAAAGGATTCTGCAGAAGATGGAAGAGGCCAGGCAATGGCGAGACGACAGCTTGGAACAAATGGAAAAAGTGATTTGGAAATTTAAACAGAAG AACCCTGGAGTCCAGTCAGAATTTATTCTCTCCCTGTCGCTTGTGGAACTGGCAGAGAAACTTAGAGAGGAGACACTTTCTCCAGAGAGTGTCCTGTATACCTATGTAAAGAAG GCTCTTGAAGTGACCCAGGAGGTGAACTGTGTGACCGATTTTATTCACGGTTGTGAGGAACAGCTCCAGGAAGTGAAGAAGCAAAAGGAGAAAGGCCTGCTGTATGGGATTCCTGTCAGCATTAAGGACCATATTGGATGCAAG GGCCACATCTCCACGTGTGGGTTGGTGCACTTTCTCGGCAAAGTGGAAAAGGACGACAGTGTGATAGTAAAAGTTTTGAAGAAACAGGGGGCAATACCATTTGTGAAGACCAACATTCCCCAAAGCATGCTTAA CTATGACTGCAGCAACTTAATCTTCGGTCAGACAATCAATCCCCTGAACCACAAGAAAAGTCCCGGTGGTTCCTCTGGAGGGGAAGGGGCACTCATTGCAGGAGGAGGGTCCCTCTTGGGCTTTGGGACAGACGTCGCTGGAAGCATTCGGCTCCCATCAAGTTTCTGTGGGCTTTGTGGACTCAAACCAACTGGTAATCGACTGAG CACTCTTGGTCTTGCTACCCCTATTGGTGGTATGAAGTCGG TTACAGCAACAATTGGCCCAATGGCAAGGGATGTGGATAGCCTGGTTCTGTGCATGAAGGCGCTCCTGTGTGATGAGTTATTCTCCCTTGATCCTTCAATACCACCTATGCCATTCAGAGAGGAG ATATACAGCAGTTCAAAGACCCTACGGATTGGATACTATGAAGACGATGGCTATATCCAGCCATCTCCCAGCATGAGGAGGGCTGTTCGGGAAACCAAAAATCTTCTTCAACTCAGAGGGCATACA CTCATCCCCTTTGTTCCTCCTCGGCTTAATTATGTGGTTGATGAGCTCTACACCAAAGGCCTATTTTCCGATGGATGTGCACATTTGCTGGACAAGTT CAAAGGAGACATTGTGGACCCAAATTTGAAATCCCAGATTAATTGTTACCGTCTTCCCATTCTAGTGAAGAGAATTTTTGCATTCCTCTTGAAACCTATA TACCCTCGGATTGCCAGAGATCTCAATGCGCTATGTGGAGTTGG GTCAGCAAAAAACCTATGGAACCACAATGTGGAAGTAGCG ATGTATCGTCAAGAATTCCTCGCCGAATGGAGGAAACTGAAACTGGATGTCATTCTCTGCCCTGCTTTGGGTCCAGCGTTCAATGAAGGCTATCCCGGGAAACTATTTG CTGCTACATCCTACACCAATTTATACAACCTCCTGAACTTCCCTGCTGGAGTTGTGCCAGTCACCACTGTTTCCCATGCTGATGAAGAAGAGCTCAAACACTACAGAGGGCATTATGGTGACCCTTGGGACAAGCGCATGAAAGAG GCTGTCAGCgatgctgttgggctccctgtgGCTGTCCAGTGTGTGGCTGTGCCTTGGCAAGAGGAGCTGTGCCTTCGGTTCATGAAGGAGGTCGAGACTCTCGTTCAGGAGAGGAGAACCCCCAAATGA